The Lycium barbarum isolate Lr01 chromosome 12, ASM1917538v2, whole genome shotgun sequence genome includes a region encoding these proteins:
- the LOC132622674 gene encoding ferredoxin-thioredoxin reductase catalytic chain, chloroplastic — MRTLQASTSYSVSFGISSLATFPKPSTRSHLTVAKMEPSEKSVEIMRKFSEQYARRSETYFCSDKGVTSVVIKGLAEHKDTLGAPLCPCRHYDDKAAEAQQGFWNCPCVPMRERKECHCMLFLTPDNDFAGEEQTITMEEIKETTANM, encoded by the exons ATGAGAACTCTTCAAGCGTCCACCTCATACAGTGTTAGCTTTGGGATTTCATCTTTAGCCACTTTTCCTAAGCCTTCTACTCGTAGCCACCTCACCGTAGCCAAAA TGGAACCATCAGAGAAATCTGTTGAAATCATGAGGAAATTCTCGGAGCAGTATGCTCGTAGGTCAGAAACATATTTCTGCAGTGACAAAGGCGTCACTTCTGTGGTCATCAAG GGATTGGCAGAGCACAAGGATACATTAGGTGCGCCACTCTGCCCCTGCAG GCATTATGATGACAAAGCCGCAGAAGCTCAGCAGGGCTTCTGGAATTGTCCATGTGTACCAATGAGAGAGAG GAAGGAGTGTCACTGCATGCTTTTTCTGACCCCTGATAATGATTTTGCTGGAGAAGAACAG ACAATTACTATGGAGGAGATTAAGGAAACAACAGCAAACATGTGA
- the LOC132621750 gene encoding uncharacterized protein LOC132621750, which translates to MSRPQVTITLGRSGQVVKRSSASQGSSFGQRTLSRAKRSLGETYRTDTEDPSLSLGKRVRGEKDAGGSRYGRLNDARVGQNDLRLKLMRRRKQREILLEIEKRKKEQHKRMAGSVQSAEHFHRRLVTSSQPSSGASELLQREAIRSSYASQIAGGVRPRSPNRLAKDSKEVSSSRNITAAQHVPSVRPAEASRTVRMLGNDLLDPFQLKGLAPVTMMSALAARNPLSGLPSANGSLLQSAYPDQPPVSVASLLNSLGLGKYAVLFQAEEVDMAALMQMGDGDLKELGIPMGPRKKILLAMPSRTRRPM; encoded by the exons ATGTCAAGGCCTCAGGTCACCATCACCTTAGGCCGCTCTGGTCAA GTGGTGAAGCGATCATCAGCTTCTCAGGGTTCTAGTTTTGGTCAACGGACATTGTCAAGAGCGAAAAGGTCACTAGGAGAGACCTACAGGACTGACACTGAGGATCCTTCTCTATCCCTTGGCAAACG TGTGCGAGGGGAGAAAGATGCAGGAGGTTCCAGATATGGCAGACTGAATG ATGCACGTGTTGGGCAAAATGATCTCCGACTGAAACTAATGCGCAGAAGAAAGCAAAGGGAAATTCTTCTGGAgatcgaaaaaagaaaaaaggaacagCATAAGAGGATGGCAGGAAGTGTTCAATCTGCAGAACATTTTCATAGGAGGCTTGTCACTAGCAGCCAACCATCGTCAGGAGCTAGTGAATTGCTTCAGAGGGAGGCAATTAGATCCTCCTATGCATCACAAATTGCTGGCGGTGTAAGGCCAAGATCTCCGAATAGACTTGCAAAAGATTCTAAAGAAGTCTCTTCTTCGAGGAATATAACTGCAGCTCAGCATGTACCATCAGTAAGGCCAGCTGAAGCTTCAAGAACGGTTCGTATGCTGGGAAATGACCTCTTGGACCCTTTTCAGCTAAAAGGTCTTGCCCCTGTGACCATGATGTCAGCATTGGCTGCCAGGAATCCATTGTCAGGTCTTCCCTCTGCAAATGGAAGCTTGCTGCAAAGCGCATATCCA GATCAACCTCCTGTAAGTGTAGCCAGTCTATTAAATTCGCTCGGTTTGGGGAAGTACGCTGTCCTATTTCAAGCTGAGGAG GTAGACATGGCTGCATTAATGCAAATGGGAGATGGTGACCTGAAGGAATTGGGGATACCAATG GGACCAAGGAAGAAGATTCTCCTGGCTATGCCTTCCCGAACCAGAAGGCCAATGTAG
- the LOC132621752 gene encoding zinc finger AN1 domain-containing stress-associated protein 12: protein MGGGTEAFPDLGRHCQLSDCHQLDFLPFTCHACQKVFCVEHRSCKSHECPKSDYNSRKVLVCEICSVSIETTGFQGEDDKAILQKHEKSGDCDPKKKKKPTCPVKRCKEVLTFSNTSTCKTCRIQVCLKHRFPADHACKPNSSTSQPLVKDRTEANNKFLTALAARSGNDCGNKNRASSSSPPTNPSVKAC from the exons atgggaGGAGGAACAGAAGCTTTCCCAGATTTAGGAAGACATTGCCAACTATCTGACTGTCATCAGCTCGATTTTCTACCCTTTACCTGCCATGCCTGTCAAAAG GTATTTTGTGTGGAGCACAGATCCTGCAAGTCTCATGAATGTCCAAAATCCGACTATAACAGTCGAAAGGTTTTGGTCTGCGAAATTTGTTCTGTGTCTATTGAGACTACCGGCTTTCAAGGTGAAGATGATAAAGCGATATTACAAAAACACGAGAAATCTGGGGATTGTGAccctaagaagaagaagaaacctaCCTGCCCGGTGAAGAGATGCAAGGAAGTTTTGACCTTCTCGAACACTAGCACTTGCAAGACTTGCCGGATTCAAGTTTGCCTCAAACACCGCTTTCCTGCTGATCACGCCTGTAAACCGAATTCTTCAACATCACAGCCGTTGGTTAAGGATCGAACGGAAGCAAATAACAAGTTTTTGACTGCTTTGGCGGCAAGAAGTGGAAATGATTGTGGGAACAAGAATCGTGCCTCATCATCTTCACCCCCTACTAACCCATCTGTTAAAGCTTGTTGA